In Odontesthes bonariensis isolate fOdoBon6 chromosome 22, fOdoBon6.hap1, whole genome shotgun sequence, one genomic interval encodes:
- the hnrpkl gene encoding heterogeneous nuclear ribonucleoprotein K, like isoform X1: MTMEMKVDEQDEDITFSNSDANGKRPAEDLDEEQAFKRSRNTDEMVELRVLLQSKNAGAVIGKGGKNIKALRTDYNASVSVPDSSGPERILSVNASIDTIGEILLKIIPTLEEYQHYSGIDFDCELRLLIHQSLAGGIIGVKGAKIKELRENTQTTIKLFQECCPHSTDRVVLVGGKPERVIECIKVILELVSEAPIKGRAQPYDPNFYDETYDYGGFTMLFEDRGRRPMGGFPIRVRGNFERMPPVRGSRPPPPTRRDYEDMSPRRGPPPPLSRGVRGGSRARNLPLPPPPPPRGGDRFSHGSYHGSMDDRPSDRRGRGGDRYDSMSGGGYDNNSSWERFQSGGRGSYSDIGGPVITTQVTIPKDLAGSIIGKGGQRIKQIRHESGASIKIDEPLEGSEDRIITITGTQDQIQNAQYLLQNSVRQYSGRFF, from the exons ATGACAATGGAGATGAAAGTCGACGAGCAAGACGAAGATATTACATTCAGCAACTCTGACGCTAATG GTAAACGCCCCGCTGAGGACCTGGATGAGGAACAAGCATTCAAACGTTCACGCAACACAGATGAGATGGTGGAGCTGCGTGTACTGCTTCAGAGCAAA AATGCCGGTGCTGTTATTGGAAAAGGTGGAAAGAACATAAAAGCTCTGCGCACAGAT TACAATGCCAGTGTATCAGTCCCAGACAGCAGTGGCCCAGAGCG GATCCTCAGTGTGAATGCCAGCATCGACACTATTGGAGAGATTCTTCTAAAAATCATACCAACTCTAGAGGAG TACCAACATTACAGCGGGATTGATTTTGACTGTGAGCTTCGCCTGCTGATCCATCAGAGCTTGGCAGGTGGCATCATTGGGGTGAAAGGTGCCAAGATAAAGGAGCTGAGAGAG AACACCCAGACCACCATCAAGTTGTTCCAGGAGTGCTGTCCACATTCCACCGACAGAGTCGTCTTGGTGGGAGGAAAGCCAGAGCGTGTCATTGAATGTATAAAAGTTATCCTGGAGCTGGTATCGGAG GCTCCAATCAAAGGTCGTGCCCAGCCTTACGACCCTAACTTCTACGATGAGACGTACGACTACGGCGGCTTCACCATGTTGTTCGAGGATCGGGGCAGACGGCCAATGGGTGGTTTCCCCATCCGAGTGCGTGGCAATTTTGAACGCATGCCCCCTGTGCGAGGCAGCAGACCCCCGCCTCCCACCAGAAGGGATTACGAAGACATGAGCCCTCGCCGGGGTCCTCCACCACCACTCAGTAGAGGGGTGAGAGGAGGGAGCCGAGCACGCAACCTCCCTCTTCCCCCACCACCACCGCCAAGAGG CGGAGACCGGTTCTCACATGGCAGTTATCATGGAAGCATGGACGACAGACCAAG TGACAgaagaggcagaggaggagaccGCTATGACAGCATG AGTGGAGGGGGATACG acAACAATTCTTCCTGGGAGCGCTTTCAGTCTG GTGGTAGAGGGTCATACAGCGATATCGGAGGCCCGGTCATCACAACGCAAGTCACCATCCCAAAAGAT CTGGCGGGTTCGATCATCGGTAAGGGCGGCCAGAGGATCAAGCAGATTCGCCACGAGTCTGGAGCGTCCATCAAGATTGATGAACCACTAGAGGGCTCTGAGGACCgcatcatcaccatcacagGGACTCAAGACCAGATCCAGAACGCCCAATACTTGCTACAAAACAG tgtGAGGCAGTACTCTGGTCGGTTCTTCTAG
- the hnrpkl gene encoding heterogeneous nuclear ribonucleoprotein K, like isoform X2 encodes MTMEMKVDEQDEDITFSNSDANGKRPAEDLDEEQAFKRSRNTDEMVELRVLLQSKNAGAVIGKGGKNIKALRTDYNASVSVPDSSGPERILSVNASIDTIGEILLKIIPTLEEYQHYSGIDFDCELRLLIHQSLAGGIIGVKGAKIKELRENTQTTIKLFQECCPHSTDRVVLVGGKPERVIECIKVILELVSEAPIKGRAQPYDPNFYDETYDYGGFTMLFEDRGRRPMGGFPIRVRGNFERMPPVRGSRPPPPTRRDYEDMSPRRGPPPPLSRGVRGGSRARNLPLPPPPPPRGGDRFSHGSYHGSMDDRPSDRRGRGGDRYDSMSGGGYGGRGSYSDIGGPVITTQVTIPKDLAGSIIGKGGQRIKQIRHESGASIKIDEPLEGSEDRIITITGTQDQIQNAQYLLQNSVRQYSGRFF; translated from the exons ATGACAATGGAGATGAAAGTCGACGAGCAAGACGAAGATATTACATTCAGCAACTCTGACGCTAATG GTAAACGCCCCGCTGAGGACCTGGATGAGGAACAAGCATTCAAACGTTCACGCAACACAGATGAGATGGTGGAGCTGCGTGTACTGCTTCAGAGCAAA AATGCCGGTGCTGTTATTGGAAAAGGTGGAAAGAACATAAAAGCTCTGCGCACAGAT TACAATGCCAGTGTATCAGTCCCAGACAGCAGTGGCCCAGAGCG GATCCTCAGTGTGAATGCCAGCATCGACACTATTGGAGAGATTCTTCTAAAAATCATACCAACTCTAGAGGAG TACCAACATTACAGCGGGATTGATTTTGACTGTGAGCTTCGCCTGCTGATCCATCAGAGCTTGGCAGGTGGCATCATTGGGGTGAAAGGTGCCAAGATAAAGGAGCTGAGAGAG AACACCCAGACCACCATCAAGTTGTTCCAGGAGTGCTGTCCACATTCCACCGACAGAGTCGTCTTGGTGGGAGGAAAGCCAGAGCGTGTCATTGAATGTATAAAAGTTATCCTGGAGCTGGTATCGGAG GCTCCAATCAAAGGTCGTGCCCAGCCTTACGACCCTAACTTCTACGATGAGACGTACGACTACGGCGGCTTCACCATGTTGTTCGAGGATCGGGGCAGACGGCCAATGGGTGGTTTCCCCATCCGAGTGCGTGGCAATTTTGAACGCATGCCCCCTGTGCGAGGCAGCAGACCCCCGCCTCCCACCAGAAGGGATTACGAAGACATGAGCCCTCGCCGGGGTCCTCCACCACCACTCAGTAGAGGGGTGAGAGGAGGGAGCCGAGCACGCAACCTCCCTCTTCCCCCACCACCACCGCCAAGAGG CGGAGACCGGTTCTCACATGGCAGTTATCATGGAAGCATGGACGACAGACCAAG TGACAgaagaggcagaggaggagaccGCTATGACAGCATG AGTGGAGGGGGATACG GTGGTAGAGGGTCATACAGCGATATCGGAGGCCCGGTCATCACAACGCAAGTCACCATCCCAAAAGAT CTGGCGGGTTCGATCATCGGTAAGGGCGGCCAGAGGATCAAGCAGATTCGCCACGAGTCTGGAGCGTCCATCAAGATTGATGAACCACTAGAGGGCTCTGAGGACCgcatcatcaccatcacagGGACTCAAGACCAGATCCAGAACGCCCAATACTTGCTACAAAACAG tgtGAGGCAGTACTCTGGTCGGTTCTTCTAG